GTGGACGGTCTTGTACATCTTCCAGTTCGCGGCGACGAAAGGTGTGCGGCTCATAAGTGTCTACCTGTTCGGCAGCGCGGCGACGCCCGGAAGCTCGCGTCCGCCGAGGAACTCGAGCGACGCGCCGCCGCCCGTCGAAATGTGCGTGATGCGGTCGGTCACGCCGGCCTTGGCCACGGCCGCGATCGAATCGCCGCCGCCAATCACCGTCGTGCCGCGCACCGAGGCGACGGCGTCCGCCACCGCAAGCGTGCCCTTCGCGAACGCGTCGATCTCGAACACCCCCATCGGTCCGTTCCAGATCACCGTCTTCGCTCCGCCGATCACCGATCGATAGGTTTCGATCGTCTTCGGGCCGATGTCGAGTCCCATGCGATCGCCGATCGCCGGGTCGCCGACGGCCAGCGTTTCCGCCGGCGCGCCGGCCTCGAGCTTCGGCGCGACGACGTGATCGGAGGGCAGCTCGAGGCGCAGCCCCCGCGCCTTCGCGCGCGCTTCGATCTGGCGCGCCGCGTCCACCAGTTCCGGTTCCACCAGCGATTTGCCGACCGGCAGCTGCCGCGCCTGGAAGAACGTGTAGGCCATCGCGCCGCCGATCAGCAGCGCATCGACGCGCGGAATCAGGTTCTCGATGACCTCGAGCTTGTCCGAAACCTTGGCGCCGCCGAGGATGGCGACGAACGGCCGGTCCGGCTGGTGCAGCACGCGCCCGAGATGCTCGAGCTCGGCGGCCATCAGCAGCCCCGCCGCCGATTCCTTGACGTGCCGGACCACCCCTTCGGTCGACGCGTGGGCGCGATGCGCCGACCCGAACGCGTCGTTCACGTAGACGTCCGCGAGCCCCGCGAGTTGGGCGGCGAACGCCGGGTCGTTCTTCTCCTCTTCGGCATGAAACCGCAGGTTCTCGAGGAGCACCACCCCGCCGGCGGGCACGGAGTCCACCGCCTTGCGCGCCGGCTCGCCGACGCAGTCCTCCGCGAAGGCGACGGGCTTCCCGAGCAGCTGCGACAGGCGGTCCGCCACCGGCCGAAGCGAATACTCCGGCGCCGGTCTGCCTTTGGGACGCCCGAGGTGCGAGCAGAGCACCACCGCGCGCGCGCCGTGCTCCAGCGCGTACTGGATCGTCGGCAGCGACGCGCGGATCCGCGTGTCGTCCTTGATCTCGCCGTTCTTGATGGGGACGTTGAAGTCGACGCGCATCAGCACGCGCCGCCCCTCGAGGTCGAGATCCTTGATCGAACGCTTGTTCACGAAACGAAGTCTCCCCGGCTGGCTCGACCGGCTGTCACGGACGATCTCACGCTAGATGCCCTTCTTCACCATCAACCGCAGCAAGTCGACGCAACGATTGGAATAGCCCCACTCGTTGTCGTACCAGGCCAGGACCTTCACGAAGTCGCCGTCCATGACCTTGGTGTACGGCGCATCGATGATCGACGAGTGCGGGTTGCCGCGGAAGTCGATCGAGACCAGCGGCGCCTCGACGTATTCGAGGATGCCCTTCAGCGCGCCGTCCGCCGCCTGCTTGAATGCGGCGTTGACTTCTTCGCCGGTCGTCTTCCTGTCGAGGAGCGCCGCAAGATCGACGCACGAGACGTTCGGCGTCGGCACGCGCAGCGAGATGCCGTCGAGCTTGCCCTTGAGATCCGGCATCACTTCGCCGACCGCCGTCGCCGCGCCCGTGGTCGTGGGGATGATCGACAGCGCCGCCGCCCGGGCGCGCCGCAGATCCTTGTGCGGCAGGTCGAGCAGCTGCTGGTCGTTGGTATACGAGTGGCACGTGGTCATCCAGCCCTTGCGGATGCCGAACGTCTCCTGCAGCACCTTGGCGAGGGGCGCCAGGCAGTTGGTCGTGCACGACGCGTTGGAAATGATGTGGTGCGCCTTGGGGTCGTACTTCTGCTCGTTGACGCCGAGCACGACCGAGAAGTCGGGCTTCTTCGCCGGCGCGGTGATGATCACCTTCTTCGCGCCCGCGGCCAGGTGCTTCGCGGCCGCGTCGCGATCGGTGAACAGCCCGGTCGACTCGAACACGACCTCGACGCCGAGATCCTTCCACGGCAGCTGCGCCGGATCCTTCACCGACAGCACCTGGAACTGCTCGCGGTCGACGGTGATCCTGTCGCCCTCGGCCTTGATGTCCGCCTTGAGATTGCCCAGGATCGAGTCGTACTTCAGCAGGTGCGCGAGCGTACCCGCGTTCGTCAGGTCGTTCACCGCGACGAAATCCAGATCCCCCGCACCCATGGCGGCGCGCATGATGTTGCGCCCGATCCGCCCGAACCCGTTGATACCAACTTTAGTGGCCATTCACCAGCCTCCGCCCGCACGTGTGGCAAAACGAACATTCTAGTCTAAACTAGGCGATTAATCAGTCCATTGCCGCGGTGTACGCCCTCTACAGCGTC
This DNA window, taken from Vicinamibacterales bacterium, encodes the following:
- the gap gene encoding type I glyceraldehyde-3-phosphate dehydrogenase — encoded protein: MATKVGINGFGRIGRNIMRAAMGAGDLDFVAVNDLTNAGTLAHLLKYDSILGNLKADIKAEGDRITVDREQFQVLSVKDPAQLPWKDLGVEVVFESTGLFTDRDAAAKHLAAGAKKVIITAPAKKPDFSVVLGVNEQKYDPKAHHIISNASCTTNCLAPLAKVLQETFGIRKGWMTTCHSYTNDQQLLDLPHKDLRRARAAALSIIPTTTGAATAVGEVMPDLKGKLDGISLRVPTPNVSCVDLAALLDRKTTGEEVNAAFKQAADGALKGILEYVEAPLVSIDFRGNPHSSIIDAPYTKVMDGDFVKVLAWYDNEWGYSNRCVDLLRLMVKKGI
- a CDS encoding phosphoglycerate kinase → MNKRSIKDLDLEGRRVLMRVDFNVPIKNGEIKDDTRIRASLPTIQYALEHGARAVVLCSHLGRPKGRPAPEYSLRPVADRLSQLLGKPVAFAEDCVGEPARKAVDSVPAGGVVLLENLRFHAEEEKNDPAFAAQLAGLADVYVNDAFGSAHRAHASTEGVVRHVKESAAGLLMAAELEHLGRVLHQPDRPFVAILGGAKVSDKLEVIENLIPRVDALLIGGAMAYTFFQARQLPVGKSLVEPELVDAARQIEARAKARGLRLELPSDHVVAPKLEAGAPAETLAVGDPAIGDRMGLDIGPKTIETYRSVIGGAKTVIWNGPMGVFEIDAFAKGTLAVADAVASVRGTTVIGGGDSIAAVAKAGVTDRITHISTGGGASLEFLGGRELPGVAALPNR